A stretch of DNA from Spirosoma endbachense:
TTCCGATTGGGTTAGCGGGCCCGTTACGGGTTAATGGCGAACAGGCACAGGGAGATTTCCTGATACCACTGGCCACTACGGAAGGAACACTTGTAGCAAGCTATAACCGAGGCATAAAACTCATCAATCTAAGCGGTGGTGTCCTCTGCACTGTTCAGGATGACGCAATGCAGCGTGCTCCGGTATTTCAGTTTGCCGATGCTCGTCAGGCCCGTACTTTTGTACACTGGCTGGAAGGCCAGCAACGCGAATTGGCCGCTGAAGCTGAAGCAACTTCGCGCTTTGCCAAACTTCGCTATGTGGACACCTACCTGAACGGCAAGCTGGCTTTTCTTCGATTTGGCTACGAAACCGGCGATGCTGCCGGGCAAAATATGGTGAGTAAAGCCACACTGGCTGCCTGTAATTACATTTTGCAGGAATATGGCCTTCGGTCACCAGGTAGCATTGAACATTTCTTTCTGGAGTCGAATATGGCAACGGACAAGAAACCCTCCCAACTGAACATTCTGCGTACTCGGGGGAAGCGCGTAACGGCTGAAGTTCTCATTCCAAGGGCGTTACTCATTCGGGAGTTGCAGGTAGAACCCGAACAGTTGGTCCATCATGCACGGATCGGCGACGTTGGTGCCCGTTTGGCAGGAACGAATAACAACGGGCTTCATTCGGCCAACGGACTGGCTGCGCTCTTTATCGCTACCGGTCAGGATGTGGCCTGCCTGGCAGAATCGTCTGCTGCGATTACATACTCCGAAATCACTCCGGAAGGGGATCTTTATGGTTCGATCACCTTACCCTCACTCGTTGTCGGGACAGTTGGGGGCGGAACCGGACTGCCCACCCAGCGTGAATGTCTGGAACTGATGGGCTGTTATGGAACCGGAAAGGTCAATAAGTTTGCCGAAATCGTAGCTGGGGTCATCGCAGCTGGAGAACTATCGCTGGCTGCCGCTATTTCGTCTCTCGATTGGGTATCCAGTCATGACGCAGCTCGTAATAAAGCAATGTGACACTCACTGACGAACAGGGAAGCCGAATAGCCCACCAATTGGCAACTGCCCATTGTGGCGTACAACTCCTGATGAAAAGCTAGTGAAGCTTTGGTGTACTCAACACAGAAATAACGCAAAAAGGGCTCAAGAGCCCTTTTTGCGTTATTTCTGTGTATTATGAATGTCTGTGGATCGATCTCTACGAACAATTGGCCTAACTCCGACCTGAGTTACCAAACCGCCTGTTGTTATTGCTTCCACTGCGACTGTTCGCGCTATCAGCACTGCTAGTACCGCGCCGGAAAGAACCGTTATTCGATGAGCCATTACTACGGCCCTGACCGCCACTGCGACTACCACCAC
This window harbors:
- a CDS encoding hydroxymethylglutaryl-CoA reductase; the encoded protein is MFRFIPTILIKQLFTRNSLRNTPDGFTFSLKNRLADAQFTGLQRARIDGLEYPAEAFTLEPDGAIPVALKSISEQNPFAFPLRRSVQVRATTQPLEPGKHTLEITLHTQPFGTITLLVEDELQPDEPTTGGQSQPAIPRDRINDYSIDAISQRRQFLTEFSQTTPEHLIQNSFDPALVQQNCESFVGVAQVPIGLAGPLRVNGEQAQGDFLIPLATTEGTLVASYNRGIKLINLSGGVLCTVQDDAMQRAPVFQFADARQARTFVHWLEGQQRELAAEAEATSRFAKLRYVDTYLNGKLAFLRFGYETGDAAGQNMVSKATLAACNYILQEYGLRSPGSIEHFFLESNMATDKKPSQLNILRTRGKRVTAEVLIPRALLIRELQVEPEQLVHHARIGDVGARLAGTNNNGLHSANGLAALFIATGQDVACLAESSAAITYSEITPEGDLYGSITLPSLVVGTVGGGTGLPTQRECLELMGCYGTGKVNKFAEIVAGVIAAGELSLAAAISSLDWVSSHDAARNKAM